Part of the Xiphophorus maculatus strain JP 163 A chromosome 3, X_maculatus-5.0-male, whole genome shotgun sequence genome, GACTTTTGTCATGAaatgccaactttgcattaaataacattaatgcaaagttgcgttaaaaattacaacttgtaatttttaattgaatgaaTTTTGTGGGCCACCAGCAGTTTAAATGAGTTAAAAACCGATCTGGTTGAGTTAACCAAACCTACTGCTTCCTGGTCCGAGCGACCAGAACCCACCTGGGACTCGTTTCCAGTCCAGAACCACTCTGGACTGTTTCTGGACTGGTTCCAGTCCAGATCAacattttttctataaaaaagttgattctatggaaaatcaacttttttgatgtttccatcatgttataattttattctcatcagaaacaaacctggagtgttgctttgattctttcattcattcttttaatctccatggcaaccattcagctgcgcaaaacacctggatggacctagccccgcccccaaggtgcagctcctcccccactcagatccttcagactagccagcagcaattagcaaacacctgctgagctcattataggagctgctgctcagagctgGTAAAAACGCTAAAAGGttaatggaggagccatgttgggacgacttcctggaggcggagcttcaggaagaagaggagtttttaaagagacagaggttaAATCTGgaagttaaatttctttcagTTATATTTGACAGCATTctgacaactgaaggtaacaaagTTACTTGATTATATAAAATGGCACCGGGTGCCCCGAAAATACATAGtaccgcccctttaaataataaacagcaacaCTCTCATTGTACTTCACAGTTTCACTGTTTTCTACATTATCAACCCAAAAACAGGCAATCGGTCATCTGAATATTCATCCTGACACCATCCATCAGTTCCGCCAGGTTTTATCGttggttttgtcattttttgcaatcaaaatagCAAATTTTCtgatgctattttttttcttccaaaaactacatttagaagaaaaaacccAATAGGAATCAAACGGATCGCACACGGAAACATCTGTATCTgttaaacaactttaaaaactggatttttctGACAACCTGTCATCGAGTAAGAAACGCCGCCCCCTGCAGGTGGGAGGTAGCACcacttaaacccaatgtttatgatcattttgtttggcagaaaatttgcaatagACCCATGATTAGAGAGAAAGTATGTGAGGATCTGATGATTCAGTGAGAATCAGGAAGAAGCTGTGGGACGAAACAGTTAAAACAGATTCTAAGCAGATCTGAGTGATTTTGGTGGAAGATGTTCAACATCTGGCCTCTGCTTCAGGCTCCAGGATAAATCAGGTATGTTACATCAGCTGGGTTCAGTCTGCAGGTTTTCGCTGCAGTACTTTGGGGCTGGGACGCAGCCGGGACGAAACCCGGCATCTTCAGGATTCTGGGAAAGTTCTGGAGCGGGACAGAACCCGGACCGTCGCAGGCGGGGAGCATGCTGAACACAGAGGAGGTTTTCTCTGCGCGGTGGAGCGTCGCAGCGTCAGAGGATCTCTGCAGCTCGGAGCTTCACAGACATGCGGCGAGCTGCAGGACGAGGGGAgccgtttcttcttcttctttttaaatcgCGTTGGACCCgccctcttttcttttcaaatgaaactttaggattttttcttaaacttgcaaaacattttggtgGCGAAGAGATAATAGAGACGGAGAGTTGGACTATCATCACAGCGGTGTGTGTGTTGCacatgtggtgtgtgtgtgggggtgagtgtgtgtgtgtgtgtgtgtgtgtgtgtgagagctgtaCACTGAGTCTTTGTTTCCCAGTAGGGATCACCGGTAGAGTCTCAGctgcttcctcctcttcctcagaagTCGCTCAGGTTGTGCCACTTGGAGATCTGCCTGCGTGGGTTTTCACACACCTCCCGCCAGTGGGAGGCGCCAGAGGGGCAGGGGCTGTGCAGGCCCAGCAGCAGGCGGCCCAGGACCTCGTTCTTGGTGGTCCGGTCGAAGTCCACCACCAGGAACTCCACGGAGACGTCGGGCAGCAGTTCGGGCGGGATGTCGTAGATGAAGGACTCGTTGAAGACCGGGTTCAGCGTGCATTTCTTCACGTGCGTCTTCTTCTTGGCGATGCGCTTACGGCCGTAGAAAACGTTCACCTTCACGTACGGATCTGAGCGtaggagaagaagaagatgagcTGCAGAGGATCAGGATAACGAAATCTGCACTTCCTCTTTATTTCTAACACACTTTAGTTATACAAGTTCACTAAACTGTTTttactatttatattttaaatgtcaaattagaATCAAAGTAGAAAACTTGACGCCTTTTCGacaaaaatggaataaaaaccaaactaatgaagaaatgatatatatattaattttaaaggtgaaacaaaacctgtattttttaaattagattttcatttattttaatttatttaagagaataaagtcacaaaatacAAGCATAAAGTGATAATTTAAGGACAATAAAGTTGCAGTagagattaaagaaaaatatgagaataaaatttaaatattacaagaataatgTGAAACTATAGAATTAAGTTGTAATATCaatagaataaagtcataagaaTCCAAGaaagtcgtaatattatgagaataacaTCATAATAATAGGAAAATAATGTCgtaatttctctttaaaatgacttttatcACAATCTTTTTTCTGCCAATATTAGTTTATTCTTGTactataaaaataatctaataataaaAACGAATCAGAATCAATCAGCCATGAATTCTACTTTCCTcctcatttcttgttttgtgtttttcccatgaaaataaataaaaatcagggaATTATGAGAAGAGATTAAACTGGACTAATAACGAAAACCTGAGTGAcagtcacattttaaaagttcgTATTGAGCGAATGCAACCTATGCTGGCGCTGTGGCTTTAAACTGGAGCAGAAATCCCCAAACATGAGCTTTTATAAAGACCTGCTAATACAGCTGGTTAGTTGGTTGCTACTGACGAcgactggatggatggatggatggatggatggatggatggatggatagatagatagatagatagatagatagatagatagatagatagatagataaataaaaccCTCCAGATCTAGATTCATGTCTGAGGGAGAAGAAAAGTCCGTTTTTTAACGGCTGCACTCACTGGCTGACAGGCCCGTCATGTCCATCTTGGGCAGATGTCTGGCCTTCAGGACGACCACGCTGAGGCGGTGGGACACGGGCTGGTAGGACAGCGAGGCCAGCAGCTCGCCACGACTCTCACACTGAGAACACAGACAGAGATGGTAGGACCAATAATCACTTTTTACCACCAATAATCACTTTTTACCACCAATAATCACTTTTTACCACCAATAATCACTTTTTACCACCAATAATCAGCCTCCCCATCATCTCTTCCAGCGGTGAATAAAAATCTCCTCTGGTGAagctttgagtttgttttaaacaccaCAGATGAATTTTTcaataattctgtttttgtgttttaatgttggTCCATTTCCTGAACTTCTGATTGGACCCAGTCGGTTCTGATCAGACGACTAAAATCAGAGGATCTGTTCATACTTGCAGCTGACCCAGCAGCCTGTCTCCATGCTAACGCTAAGCTAGCAGCAGCCTCCTGCTCACCTGCATGTTCCTCTTGGTGATCTGCTGGCTCAGGTGGACCCGGCCCGTGCTCGGGTCCACGCCCTTCAGCGGCACCACGGCCTCCCCGATGACGTCATCGCGGGCGAAGCGGTCGAAGCTGAGCACCAGGAAGTGCAGCGTGAGGTCGGGCAGCGCGCTGTAGGCCACGCCGTAGAAGGTGAAGGTCTCGTCGAAGATCGGGTCCAGCGTCTTCCTCAGCACGCGGGTCTTGACGCGGTGCTTCTTCTCCGGCAGGATGGTCATCTTCACGTAGGGGTCGGAGCTGCCGGCCTGCTCGTCCACGGCGGGGAGGCCCCGGGCCCCCACCACCGTCACCACCAGCGCCTTCTTGGGGAAGTTGTAGTCGACGCTGAGGCTGACGGAGCCCAGGTtgggttccggttctggttcggaGGAGGCGGGGGTGAAGGGCGACGCCGTCTTGCTGCTGGTCTGGCTGCTGCCGGCCGAGCTGCTGTCCAGGCAACAGTAGTCGGCACGGACCGGCAGGGCCCGCTCCAGCCGGGCCTGGCTATGGGCGGGGCCCGACCCGGTGGGCGGGACCAGGTGACTCATCTGCAGCTGACCCGGAACGTCCAGGATGTTGTTCTCTGCATCCACCAGGACCATTCCCCGGCCCGCCGCGCCGCCGGCCGAACCGCCGCGCTCGCCGTCACGCTCCGACCGGTCGGCGCGGCGGATTCCACGGACAATCCGCTTGCTGCCGCTGagggattctgggtaaatgctGATCCCCTTCAGCATGTGGATGAATTTGTACGGGGGGTCTTCTGCGTCGCAGTATCGGTCACCGTGCAGCTTGTAGCGCCCGGTAACCCGGAGGTACCGGCGCTGACAGAACGACCAGAgcaggaccagaaccaccacCACCAGAACCAGGACACCAGCTCCAAGGAAGCCCGCCAGCACCGGGGACATGGCTGGACGGAGACACAGAGGACAGTTAGAGGTCGTTCAGTAAATCGTGTTTTCAATTCCTAAATATCCTCCAGTGACGCTGATGAAAGGCGGACGTCCATCAGAGCGTCATCGGCCTAGAGACGCAGCGGGCGGTCTGTCGACGCCTCGACCCCGATGACATGAAGCTCTATGTGGATGATATGTGGATTTATCTCCAGCGTATCATCGGCATAGCAACAGTTTCCTTTAATTAAATGAAGGAAACTGGAAGTAATTATTGTTGCTCCTGataaaataacagcagatctttggACCTTTTGGTGTTTTGGTTAAACTACTGTTAGAAACCTTgggttgacctttgacccaggCTTTAGGCTTGAAAATCATGTCAGACCTCTGGTTCCAACCTGTTTATGGAAATCTTATCtgctggttttgtttctttcatctGGATCTTTGTAAAGAACAAAGCTTCCCAAACCAGGGACAACTTGAGGACAACTTTGGGATTTAATCGGTAGATGAATCCGGTATGTTTGGAGAAAGAAAACTTAAACTGGGaagatttttatgttgaaaacaggaaaataaatctggaaaatGACCGAACCAAACTCTGCATGGAAACTACTAGTGAGGATTTAACTGCTCAGAGTTGAGGAAGATggtgatgatgaagaggagagcAGGGCTTTGTTTGCAGCAGACAATGCTGCCTTGTTGTGCCGCTGCGTCCCATGAGACTCACTGCTGCAGCTTCACTCAGTCCTGCAACAACCTGACTGCAGCGTggaaataaaacccagaaacGGACGATTTAAACgtctaaaaaatacaaaacctttCAAACTCGTCTGCAGGCTCAGAGGTAAAAACACGACGAATGTGCATCAGAataaaacaacctgcagctgactGCTGCGTTGCTGCAGCTAATTGCTGCGTTGCTGCAGCCTGAAAGCCTGAAAGCCTAACACCGTTTCCGGCTTTCATTCAGACTCCAGCGGATGATGTCATGTCAGGAAGAGTTGAAACAGCTCAGCTCACTGCttagcaacacacacacatcagttgtgtgtgtgtgtgtgtgtgtgtgcacgcgcgtgtgtgtgtgagatttATTGATTCTGCCACTGAAAAATTTCCTGATTCTCTGGAATATTTCGTTTGAGTGAAGTAGTTTCTGATTGTTTGGATGCTTctagaaaatgtacatttctctCAAAAGACGATAAAAAGataagaaatataattttacatcaaCAAGATGATATTCACAGAGCTATCAGCTGAAAAGTTGTGATATTTCAAAACTTGTTCACTGTATTTATAATGaattattcaaaacatttcctGAAAATGATTTAGTTCTGTTGCAGCCGATCCGATTTGGTTTAAAACTGGACTTTAGCCTGACTGAGAGACCAGAGAGGATGTGATAACTttcaaaaaatctgattttacttCTTGTTCCCTGAATGCATCAGAACTCCCAGGTTTCTCCTGGTCAGTAAACGCATCATTAAACAGCTCCTACTTAAAGCAAGGGAAcaaaaacttttagttttaggTAATAATGagcagaaatattcacaccccataaaccttttcacatttctgtggATTTCcaccatgaaagaaaaaataaaaacccaacaaaagtCACCATTTTGAGATTTAAAGCCATAATTAGAGACATTATGGGATGACTTAGACCACAGCAGATTCATaggttagaatggcctagtcaaagtccagacctgagcTGACATTCTGCTTCAAAGTTTCGTTAAATATACTGTAACAAACACTTAAACTATTCAGCGCTCTGAAGTCTGGCTGGAAGATTATTCGTGTTGCACGACAATGATAGCGCCTATGCTAACGCCTATGGTGATGACACATATGCTAAGCTAAGTGCTATTTTTAGCTGTGGAAGGAGAGGTAGAGTTACAAAATGAAGCTtgctaaaaatgacaaaaactatCAAAGTGTGGAAACATTTTAAGCTAAACTGGAGCTAGAATTAGCTTCTATGATAGCGCGCCGTTGATGTAACCGAACAGGAAATAGCCACTGCAGACATCCGAGTTGACCGCAGTCGACGACAGGCGCCGTTTCCGTTGGCTTTGTTTACCTGAGATAGTCTGTCATGTTCCACATGTAGGACTAGGAATGCTACATGTAGCAGCTCCTAGCGGCTAGCTAACAGGGTGTTAGCTAACAGGGTGTTAGCTAGCACATGAGATGAAaccttttatttgttgcttttatcttaatttaaatgaaatatgtaGAGTTTATATTTCaagtttaaagtatttataGTAGTTAGTTGGATTTATTCATAAAtctaaaaactgaattaatttacttaaatttaattttttgtgtatttttaagtCATAAAAGAAGCTTGTATTTTATGCAGaacctgactttattatttcgtccaattactaaaataatcgctAAACTCTcacaataaactgaactttctgGTTTTGTGAGGctctgcagagctgcaggttcTTCACCCCAAACCTCCCAATCCACGGAGGATTAATCATCCTTCGCTTAATAATCCAGTCTTTATGTTTCTCTTTAGCAGCTTCAACGTCAGAAATGAGTCACTTTAACCTGATTATAGATTAGAAACCCAAACCTAGACCTCGACCCATGCCCGGATCGGCCCAGATTCCCTGGTTTTAACCCAGATGCCTCTACAGGCTGGCTTTGGATTAAATGGTCCCTAATCTGGGCCAATGTCTTCAAAGACCAGGCAGCAACGACTTCATGGGACAAGAACGCTTCAGAAATTCAGTTTATGTCCGTATTTACTGGATTATTGAAGATTCTGCCGGTTCTGGCCCGGTTCTGGACCGCCTCATCCCCAGAAAACAGATTATTCCTCCGCGTCAGCAGCGACAACTCCAGCGGGACAAAGATGGGTTTATAAGGACAGATCATTCCTCTGTCGCAGGGAACAGACATGACGTCAGCCTCTACCCACCCGTTACTGGCACGCGACGCGCACGCACGAGACTGTGCGTGGGAACGCgccctgttttttttaaacccaccCGAGTTTGGGCTGTTTTTAAACCATCCGTGGGATCGGATTGACACAAACAATCACGTCACAAATCAATAAACGTTTCATGTTTAATTCTTCGGGGAAGATGACGCTGTTCCTTTAAAATGTTCCTGACCGCAGGGGAGCATCCGAGATCCATCTATTAAATACACGCATCGAAACATTATTAATGATATTTTGATCATGTTTAAAAATCACTAAAGTCAAACTCAGAGAATATCCAGGCCTGGAGAAGCGACCTCAACGCGCTGCAGGTGATTTTTCAACATGACGCGGATCATTTCCTCCTAAACACCTGCTGCTTCCCCAACGCttctaaaacacaaattactCACATTTAAAGCATTGAAAAGGGAGAGTTTTGATGTTAAATTGAGAAAAGGTTCGGACTCCGGCCCGGTTCTCACCGTAGGCGGGTCCCAGCTCGATGATGTCCGCCATTTTGTGGTTCAGAGGAGGTTTGGATCCTGGCCGAAAGAAGCGCAGAGATGGAGGGGGAACCGACTCGCTGCCGCCCGCTGTTACTTCACATCCATAAAGGAGGGAAACCAGCGGGGAGGAATCACCGAAAACTCGCCTCTGACCCGGGGGAGGAAGCCTTCATGTGTCCGCTGACGGAGCAGCGTCGGTGCGCTCAGTCCGCCTCGGTGGGTCGGTCAGTCTGATTCACTGCGCAGGGATGCTGGGGATGCAGGGAGGCTGCGCGGAGCTGCCGAGAGGAGACTGCACGAAGATCGTCTGTGCGGGGTAATGACTCACTGCGTGGAGaggttgtttttctaaaatgtagttagaataaaaatattttttaaaatgtaggtTTTGGTTAAATAATTAAGCTTACACTATACAATATTAAATTCTTCTTTCACCATTTACAATATCATTATTAAGAATTCTGAAtgaatgagttacaacatttaattcccttagaataaataaagtatttttgaattgaattatccAGTAATTAGTGTTTGTGTCTATTTATAGATATATTTTATACATGACTGTGTTTGAGGGATGACATATActgaaacattaatattaattgtattaaagtttattttaatccaATCGGGAAGTTAATAGAAACGACAATATacaaaattatgtttctgttgTCTGCTTTTACTTTTGATAAAACTTGACATTATATATAAACTTTTctgtaaacaacaaaacaacacgTTGTGGCATTGCAGCATTAAACACCTGTTATATTTACTGACAGGTTTTAGGTCATTTCTGATTAAACAATCAGGCTACTACCTTTTTCCTTAAAGCCAGGATCGATTTGGATAGTTTTCCCCCTTGATAAATTAAATCAtgatttgaaaacagtttttgtattCATTCAGGTTATCTTGAGccaatattgatatttatttgatggtctgaataaaaataaagaggagCAGCACTTTTTCACAGGTGGTTTTTGTATGAAAGAGTGATTCTATTATTATCATAAACTTATTTCTTTGACAATACAGCTCCTGTCTTTGATCAATTTGTAGATTATTGATTTATGACATTTGTGAGACATGTTTGATATAAAACCTTGTCTTCTTACTTATATTTGTGAAagggaatttttattttgttagaaacaATTTTATGGAGAATGTTTACTGTCGTCTTCAGAAATGTGGTTGGAGTGAGACATCGCTGGCgcttcctctcctccctcaAATGATCCTCCAGGAGCAGGAGGAGACTCCGCCCCCTTCTGGCCTCCCGGATGTTAGATAATGACCAGGAAGTGCCCTTATTTGTCCATGAACGGGATTTAACTGCTGCAGAAATGTTACTGGtcctttgttaaaaaaataaaaatagaacatttaataaataaacaaactgtctttaatttacttaaatatgctaaaaaaaaaagagagactgaAATAATCCAAATTTAGAGGCTGAAATCAGTCAAAGAAACATCCAAGCTAAGATTATATTACTGCTTTAATGTTCATAAAGTTTAAGGAGGCAAAAATAAACCTAGAAGGTACCAAATAtcttaaacatgaaaacatcagacatgcaagagtgaaaaaacattttacaccaaatcaaaacacataaatgttCCTGATTCATCTGTTGCAGgtttttctgagttttgatgtttgagtaaaacttggaataataataataataatccgcCTGCTTCCAGAACAATCGTACCTTTATACATGTTTCTCTTCTTTGGATCAAACATTTATCTGCAGTGACAGGCGCAAACATGCAGCAAGCAGTGAAACGCGCTGCAGATTCATATCGTCCCTCGGTCTCCGGAGAAGTTGGCCACCAGGAGATCGATGAGCTGATGTGGAGCGCGGTACTCCAACGTATCCACAAAGTCctgcaggggtcaaagttcacagaGGTAACACTTTTAACTCAACCCACATATGAAAGCTGGTTCAGTTTGATCCGGTTCACTGAATTCATGCTGAGcatgcatgtggtgacagtaGAAAGGAAACCTCCAGTAGAACCAGATTGAGCCTGGAAATCCAGAAGTTCTGGTAGAATCAGCCTGCAGGTCAGAACCAGCAACTCCACTTTGGATTTTTAATctgctcattttttaaaacaacacaaaaaaacaaaaactttcttcTTGTGTCTTGTGGAATTAAACCCGAGCGCAGACAGAAGAAAAGGCCTGACAGACATTTATTAACCGCAGGAACAACGAAGCGATGCCAGGAAAAACCAATCGACATGAAGAGAACAAAAGGATCtgaaaaagagggaaaaacgGGCTGGCTTTTAACTGCTGGGAGGTGATTGAATGAGAACCaattgcagaaataaaacatcacaaaaacattgcaGTTCTTCCAGATATGGATATCTAGGACTGTTTGGAGCAGCAACTATTGGCTAACGTAAAACTAGCACTGTGAATTTCATGCTAATGTGATATTTAGCCGGTTGGACAGATAGCATCATTAGCATACTGAGTAGCATGCTAATCAAATAGTTCATGAATTACTTCCTCATCAGGTTGgtgatttaaaaactgatttttgtttttatgttttgtttaaaaattagtttgatgTGAAATTTTTAAGTGgaataaagaaatgtgtaaCTGATTTAAATGAACATCCATGCCAGAAGTTCAGGTTTATGTTTGCTTCAGGCTTTCAGGTTTTATAATTGTATCGTTTCTCTGTTCTCTGGTCTCACCTGTTCGTACGTTTCCATTTCGCTCTCGTAGAACTTCTCGGT contains:
- the syt11 gene encoding synaptotagmin-11 isoform X2, coding for MSPVLAGFLGAGVLVLVVVVLVLLWSFCQRRYLRVTGRYKLHGDRYCDAEDPPYKFIHMLKGISIYPESLSGSKRIVRGIRRADRSERDGERGGSAGGAAGRGMVLVDAENNILDVPGQLQMSHLVPPTGSGPAHSQARLERALPVRADYCCLDSSSAGSSQTSSKTASPFTPASSEPEPEPNLGSVSLSVDYNFPKKALVVTVVGARGLPAVDEQAGSSDPYVKMTILPEKKHRVKTRVLRKTLDPIFDETFTFYGVAYSALPDLTLHFLVLSFDRFARDDVIGEAVVPLKGVDPSTGRVHLSQQITKRNMQCESRGELLASLSYQPVSHRLSVVVLKARHLPKMDMTGLSANPYVKVNVFYGRKRIAKKKTHVKKCTLNPVFNESFIYDIPPELLPDVSVEFLVVDFDRTTKNEVLGRLLLGLHSPCPSGASHWREVCENPRRQISKWHNLSDF
- the syt11 gene encoding synaptotagmin-11 isoform X1, which encodes MADIIELGPAYAMSPVLAGFLGAGVLVLVVVVLVLLWSFCQRRYLRVTGRYKLHGDRYCDAEDPPYKFIHMLKGISIYPESLSGSKRIVRGIRRADRSERDGERGGSAGGAAGRGMVLVDAENNILDVPGQLQMSHLVPPTGSGPAHSQARLERALPVRADYCCLDSSSAGSSQTSSKTASPFTPASSEPEPEPNLGSVSLSVDYNFPKKALVVTVVGARGLPAVDEQAGSSDPYVKMTILPEKKHRVKTRVLRKTLDPIFDETFTFYGVAYSALPDLTLHFLVLSFDRFARDDVIGEAVVPLKGVDPSTGRVHLSQQITKRNMQCESRGELLASLSYQPVSHRLSVVVLKARHLPKMDMTGLSANPYVKVNVFYGRKRIAKKKTHVKKCTLNPVFNESFIYDIPPELLPDVSVEFLVVDFDRTTKNEVLGRLLLGLHSPCPSGASHWREVCENPRRQISKWHNLSDF